The window CAGCATGTGGCACGAGGTCGTGGTATGCTTGGATTTGAGCTGAATTGCTAATTGTCATTGATATCTAGCAAATTCTTTGGGGTCAAGGCAGCTGCACCAGCAAGACAAACGACGCTGGCGTTTGCGACCAAGGCGGGGACCAAGGAAGCAGACAAGGCTGAAGACGAGGGCGATGCAAGCACAAAGGAAAACTCGGATCCAGAGAAGGGTAAGACGCTCTGCCATTCTCCTGCTTTCGGCTAGAGCTTGATAGTTGACTCGTGATGAAAAGATTCCAAAAAACGCCCGCGGTCACCCAAAAAGAGGACGGAAGCAAAGCCCAAGctagctgaagaggaagacgaggctcCAGTTTCAAAAAGAGCAAGGCGAACAAGAGTCAAGattgaggatgacgaggatgaagctcCTCAGTCGTCcccaaagaaagaagaagctcccAGCAGTCCCCCTGCTAAGAGAAAGAGGTCACGGAGTCCCAAGTCTAGCCCAAAGTCGAGGTCGCAGTCGCcaaaggcagccaagataAAAGAGGAGAGCGAGGATGTTGCCGAGAAAGCTgcaaaggaggaggagcaatCTTCAGAATCAGCGTCAGAGGCTGATAGCGATGCGGAACCAAAACCAGCTGTTACGGCCAAAGCACGCAAAGCTCAGCAAACAATGCTCCaaacgaaagaaaaagatgcaTATCCTGATTGGCAGCCTGGCACCCCTGTACCATATGCAGCTCTTTGCAAGACCTTTTCGCTCATTGAGCTGACGACGAAACGTTTAATCATCATGGAGTATTGTTCAAAGTTTCTGCGCCAAGTCATGCGGCTCACCCCTGATGATCTCTTGCCTACCGTCCTGCTCATGATCAACAAGCTGGCTCCTGACTACGCCGGCATTGAGCTCGGTATCGGTGAATCCCTAATCATGAAAGCTATCGGCGAAACTACCGGAAGAAGCCTCCAGGTCATCAAGGCTGACCAGAAAGAGATTGGTGACCTCGGTCTCGTGGCTGTGAAGAGCAGATCGACCCAGCCAACCATGTTCAAGCCGAAAGCGCTGACAGTAAGAGGCGTTCATCAAGGCTTGATGAGTATTGCGACGGTCACTGGTAACGGCGCCCAAGGTCGCAAAGTTGacggcatcaagaagcttCTATCTTCTTCAGATTCTCATTTGAAGGAGAAGGTGGATatcaacaaggacaagggcgGCCCAAGCGAAGCAAAATATATTATCCGATTCTTGGAAGGCAAGCTTCGACTTGGCTTGGCAGACCGGACTGTTTTGGTTTCGTTGGCTCAAGCAGTTGTAGCACATGAAGCCGAGGTGAAGGGAAAAATCCCCACCACTTCAGATTTGGAAAACGGCGAGTCTATTCTCAAGACAGTTTACAGGTATGGACATGATCTTTTGTGGTTCCTACGGACGTGAAACTGATGCAAGACAGCGAATTACCGAGCTACGATGTCATTATTCCAGCCATGATGGAGCACGGCATCGCCAATCTGAGAGATCACTGCAAACTCCGGCCTGGCGTGCCCCTGAAGCCCATGTTGGCCAAACCAACAAAAGCTATTACAGAAGTCTTGGACCGGTTCGAGGGCCAAAAATTCACGTGCGAATACAAATACGACGGTGAACGTGCTCAGATTCATTATGtggccaaagatgccgcTCAGGATTTGGACGCATCTACCCAAGGATCGACCAAAAAAATTGAGTCAGGTGTTGCCTGCATTTTCTCTCGAAACTCGGAAGATTTGTCCAAAAAGTATCCCGACGTtcttgagaagctcagcGCATGGATCAAGGAAGACACAAAGAGCTTCGTTGTCGACTGCGAGACTGTGGCATGGGATGTGGCCGAGAAGAAAGTATTGCCTTTCCAGCAACTCATGACTCGCAAGAGGAAGGATGTAAAGGCCGAAGacatcaaggtcaaggtttGTGTTTTTGCCTTTGACCTGCTATATCTGAACGGAGAAGCAGTGGTGGAGAAGTCGCTTCGTGAGCGTCGCGAACTCCTCAGCACAGCATTTGTTCCAACGGAAGGCGAGTTTCAATTGGCAACTCACATGAACGGCCAAGAGCTGGATGAGATTCAGACATTCTTGGATGAGAGTGTTAAGGCATCGTGCGAGGGTCTGATGGTGAAGATGCTGGATGGGACAGAAAGCGGGTACGAGCCCAGCAAGCGAAGTCGAAATTGGCTCAAGGTAAATATCGCCCTCTACAAATGC is drawn from Trichoderma atroviride chromosome 7, complete sequence and contains these coding sequences:
- a CDS encoding uncharacterized protein (BUSCO:EOG092D0QVE), with the protein product MRPIINASLPAQRVMLAAGLYRSSCRCLGTRTTNSPARPRYKYCAVDALALRFASTQLIRCWPSASASAGASSNMAPKQATLGKFFGVKAAAPARQTTLAFATKAGTKEADKAEDEGDASTKENSDPEKDSKKRPRSPKKRTEAKPKLAEEEDEAPVSKRARRTRVKIEDDEDEAPQSSPKKEEAPSSPPAKRKRSRSPKSSPKSRSQSPKAAKIKEESEDVAEKAAKEEEQSSESASEADSDAEPKPAVTAKARKAQQTMLQTKEKDAYPDWQPGTPVPYAALCKTFSLIELTTKRLIIMEYCSKFLRQVMRLTPDDLLPTVLLMINKLAPDYAGIELGIGESLIMKAIGETTGRSLQVIKADQKEIGDLGLVAVKSRSTQPTMFKPKALTVRGVHQGLMSIATVTGNGAQGRKVDGIKKLLSSSDSHLKEKVDINKDKGGPSEAKYIIRFLEGKLRLGLADRTVLVSLAQAVVAHEAEVKGKIPTTSDLENGESILKTVYSELPSYDVIIPAMMEHGIANLRDHCKLRPGVPLKPMLAKPTKAITEVLDRFEGQKFTCEYKYDGERAQIHYVAKDAAQDLDASTQGSTKKIESGVACIFSRNSEDLSKKYPDVLEKLSAWIKEDTKSFVVDCETVAWDVAEKKVLPFQQLMTRKRKDVKAEDIKVKVCVFAFDLLYLNGEAVVEKSLRERRELLSTAFVPTEGEFQLATHMNGQELDEIQTFLDESVKASCEGLMVKMLDGTESGYEPSKRSRNWLKVKKDYLSGVGDSLDLVVLGAYYGKGKRTSVYGAFLLACYNPSTDVYETVCNIGTGFSEQVLEDLHAQLSEITIARPKPFYSHSAGGQHQPDVWFEPRYVWEVKTADLTLSPRYKAGWKEGVDPAGEKGISLRFPRFIKIRDDKKPNEATSSRQVAEMYRKQESVTKNKGPSVDDDFEY